The following coding sequences are from one Cercospora beticola chromosome 4, complete sequence window:
- a CDS encoding uncharacterized protein (CAZy:CE5), with the protein MHTKKVVSPLLLAAPAALAQETGTGSCTDVHIFIARGWNEPYPGRHEKLVNDICADVSGSRCDYEDIVYPAASSDYCNAVSTGSNNGKQQIEAYYAKCPDSKLVLSGYSQGANIIGDILTSGSCGSSTGLDSASGASCSIAAALLFGDPLHQPNKPYNYLDGNAGQGTGGPRSEASNQILDSYTPRLRSYCAKDDLVCAPGQGADTVEAHTNYFDVYSRDAASWVAELVKSFPEDGYCSVPKTSSTSSTVTTSTAEVSSAASASASASITSSVPVATPSSRSSSPSWSTSYANCTSTSSSPTTTVAGKPAVVISTTEVATTTLWNFPTLVITKASPVATSYIGSVGWSNGTAPTGTGAGSWTSSTSAPSATPYTGGASGVQALGWAAGAVAAVTLMIL; encoded by the coding sequence ATGCACACGAAGAAAGTGGTATCGCCACTTCTGTTGGCAGCTCCTGCAGCATTGGCCCAAGAAACAGGAACCGGATCATGTACCGACGTGCACATCTTCATTGCACGAGGCTGGAACGAACCCTATCCTGGTCGCCATGAGAAACTGGTCAACGACATTTGTGCAGACGTGTCTGGCTCGAGATGCGATTATGAGGACATCGTCTATCCTGCTGCGTCCAGCGACTACTGCAATGCAGTATCGACGGGGAGCAACAATGGAAAGCAACAAATCGAAGCTTACTACGCCAAATGTCCGGACAGCAAGCTTGTCTTGAGCGGCTACAGCCAAGGAGCCAACATCATTGGCGACATCCTAACTTCTGGCAGCTGCGGATCAAGTACTGGCCTGGACAGCGCGTCTGGTGCGAGCTGCAGTATCGCCGCGGCACTTCTGTTTGGCGACCCGCTCCACCAGCCGAATAAGCCGTACAACTACCTGGATGGCAATGCCGGTCAAGGAACAGGTGGACCACGATCAGAAGCTTCCAACCAAATATTGGATAGCTACACTCCCAGGCTCAGGTCCTACTGTGCAAAAGACGATCTTGTTTGCGCTCCTGGCCAGGGTGCAGATACCGTCGAAGCTCACACCAATTACTTCGATGTGTATTCGCGAGATGCCGCCTCCTGGGTCGCCGAGCTTGTGAAATCTTTCCCGGAGGATGGTTACTGTTCTGTCCCAAAGACCTCTTCGACCAGCAGCACTGTCACCACCAGTACTGCAGAAGtcagcagcgcagcatcaGCGTCAGCGTCAGCGAGCATCACTTCGTCCGTTCCCGTTGCAACCCCGTCTTCTAGATCTAGCTCTCCATCATGGTCGACCAGCTACGCAAACTGCACGTCCACGTCATCATCTCCGACAACGACTGTTGCTGGCAAGCCTGCAGTTGTCATCTCCACCACTGAAGTCGCCACGACAACACTCTGGAACTTCCCTACCCTTGTTATCACCAAGGCCTCTCCAGTGGCGACTTCCTATATTGGCAGTGTCGGGTGGAGCAACGGAACTGCGCCAACTGGAACAGGCGCTGGATCTTGGACGTCGAGCACATCCGCGCCCAGTGCCACTCCTTACACTGGTGGTGCAAGCGGCGTGCAAGCTCTTGGTTGGGCTGCTGGCGCCGTGGCTGCTGTCACTTTGATGATACTTTAG
- a CDS encoding uncharacterized protein (BUSCO:EOG0926310O): protein MASAVPIDIYAAPTTQIFAAIGLIWLTLKIFSFWRLIASLLILPGTSLSKFGKKGTWAVVTGASDGIGKEYALQLASKGFNILLVSRTQSKLETLATEIQQKCKVQTKLYAMDFAANKDADFENLKTLIAELDVSILINNVGQSHSIPVPFIETQEKEMKDIITINCFGTLRVTQIVAPGMVQRKRGLILTMASFGGIMPSPLLATYSGSKAFLQQWSTALSSELASSNVQVQLVQSYLVTSAMSKIRRSSALIPNPKQFVRAALGKIGRSGGAQGIAATSTPYWSHGIMHWGIATFAGTMSGLVLGINKKMHVDIRRRALKKAERDAKKA from the exons ATGGCGTCCGCAGTGCCCATTGACATCTACGCTGCGCCCACAACTCAAATCTTTGCAGCCATTGGCCTGATCTGGCTGACTCTGaagatcttctccttctggcGACTGATTGCTTCGCTATTGATCCTGCCAGGCACCTCT CTCTCCAAGTTCGGCAAGAAAGGCACATGGGCAGTCGTGACCGGTGCTTCCGACGGCATTGGCAAAGAATATGCCCTCCAACTCGCAAGCAAAGGCTTCAACATCCTCCTTGTCTCGCGAACGCAATCGAAACTCGAAACCCTTGCCACCGAGATCCAACAGAAATGCAAAGTCCAGACCAAGCTCTACGCGATGGACTTCGCCGCGAACAAAGACGCCGACTTCGAGAACCTGAAGACACTGATTGCTGAGCTGGACGTATCGATTCTGATCAACAATGTGGGACAAAGTCATAGCATCCCAGTGCCGTTCATCGAGAcacaagagaaggagatgaagGACATCATCACAATCAACTGCTTTGGCACCCTTCGTGTCACGCAGATAGTCGCACCAGGCATGGTACAACGAAAGCGCGGTCTCATCTTGACCATGGCTTCCTTCGGCGGAATCATGCCTTCTCCATTGCTCGCAACCTACAGCGGAAGCAAAGCCTTCTTGCAACAATGGTCGACAGCTCTCAGCTCTGAGCTTGCCTCCTCGAACGTGCAGGTCCAGCTCGTGCAGTCTTACCTGGTCACTTCTGCCATGAGCAAGATTAGGCGTTCTTCAGCTCTGATTCCAAACCCCAAGCAATTTGTTCGTGCTGCTTTGGGCAAGATTGGCAGGTCTGGAGGTGCACAGGGAATCGCGGCGACCAGCACACCCTACTGGTCCCACGGAATCATGCACTGGGGAATCGCGACTTTCGCTGGAACGATGAGTGGACTCGTGCTGGGTATCAATAAGAAGATGCATGTCGACATCCGGAGACGGGCACTGAAGAAGGCGGAGCGTGATGCAAAGAAAGCTTAG
- a CDS encoding uncharacterized protein (BUSCO:EOG092655IF), with amino-acid sequence MASLVDYLPQHDGYLPKWLLFIAVVSIGNTIQCYRSLAGSKEVYAGKPYKTDKNASPVNELSARTFGTWTALSSIVRLYAAYHIDNPQVYQLALCTYGIAFAHFFSEWLVFGSAKWGRGLASPVFVSTITTVWMLTQWGNYVK; translated from the exons ATGGCGTCTTTGGTCGACTACCTTCCACAGCATGACGGCTACTTGCCCAAATGGCTCCTCTTC ATCGCAGTTGTCTCCATCGGCAACACGATTCAATGCTACCGCTCTCTCGCTGGTTCAAAGGAAGTCTACGCTGGCAAGCCCTACAAGACCGACAAAAATGCAAGCCCAGTCAATGAGCTCAGCGCCCGCACTTTTGGCACCTGGACTGCTCTTTCCAGCATAGTTCGGCTCTACGCGGCCTACCACATCGATAATCCTCAGGTGTACCAGTTGGCACTCTGCACCTATGGAATCGCCTTTGCGCACTTCTTCAGTGAATGGCTGGTCTTTGGTTCGGCGAAATGGGGAAGAGGCTTGGCGAGCCCGGTCTTTGTCAGTACTATCACTACGGTGTGGATGCTGACGCAGTGGGGCAACTACGTGAAGTAG